The sequence TGTTCTCGGTGTTTCCCGTCTTCCATTTCTTGCCGATAACGATCCTGATCATGTCGGTGATCAGTTTGAAGGGTTGATTTGTCTGGAGAACGGTTCCGATAAGGTTATTGTTCTTTTCGGAGAACGTGGCGGTTCATTGAGTCATCCGTCAGGAGTTATCCGCTGGGGCTTATTCGATCTGCGCAGCCACAGTTTGACCTTTTCGGAACAGGGGCTGCATGGCATTGTCGTTCATGCTCCGGGAACGTGGAAAAACCCGAAGAGCAAGCGCGATATTTCAGATATGTATCTGCATCATGACGGCTCGCTCTGGGCCTCGGCATGCGAAGACCCTGGTGATGCCGGTCCGTTTCGTTCGGTCATATACAGGCTCGGATCTGTGCGGAAGGATCCTGAACAACCGTTTTTACCTGCAAACCAGCCCGAGATACTGCTGGATGTATCCGGTTTCAAAATCGAAGCGCTTTCGTCTCCACCAGTTTCTGTTCCTTTGAGTACAATGTGTATCGGTACCGATGATGAAATTTATGGAGGTGTCTGGAGATCCGTACATTGACGATGGTTTCGGGAGAAATTTCGAGGTTTCGTCAAGGGAGAACCATCGAAGCATGCAGCAGACAGGTAGTTGGTGTCTTTTTCGGTATCGTGTTCTTGCTCTTGATCAAATATTCTTTTACACTAAGAGGAACCACGCCGGCATTTGTCTGCATCCCGTCATGAAGCATGCTGTTTCCGTGAATCTCTGAATCGTTATTAATTTAATTATTTATTTCTGGCAGCTATGACAACAGATAAGGTTGATTTTCAGTGTGACGTACTTGAGCAGAGTCATGATTTGCCGGTGCTTGTCGATTTCTGGGCAGCGTGGTGTGCGCCCTGCCGGATGCTTGCTCCGGTTCTTGAGAGCCTTGCCGAAAAGCACGCCGCTTCATGGAAACTGGTTAAAATAAATACGGAAGAGTTTCCTGATATCGCTTCCCGGTATGATGTGAAAAGTATTCCAAGTGTCAAGCTGTTTGTTAACGGAGAGGTTGTCGATGAGTTTTCGGGAGCTCTTCCGGAATACCAGATCGAGCAGTGGCTGAAAAATGCCATTCCCAGTCCTTATGCAAAGGAAGTCGCTCTGGCTGAAGATTTTTTCAGGCAGGGGAAGAACGGAATGGCCGTATCGCTTGCGGAAGGGGTATTGCAGAAAGAACCGGATAACAGGAAAGCCATCGCATTGTTTCTCAAATTGCGCCTTTTTTCGAATCCGGAAGATTCGTTGCGTTTAAGCCGTCGGCTTGAAGGTGAAGCCGGGTATGCCGATATCACTGAAGCGGCACAGATGATATGTCGTCTGCTTATGCTTCCGAAACAGGATCTCCCCGAACACCCGGTTCGTGATCTGTATGTAGATGCCATATCGAAACTTGCCGAAGAGAACTTCGATGCGGCATTGGCTGGATTTATTGCGGTGATTCGCGAACACCGGTATTATGACGACGACAGTTCGCGCAAAGTCTGCATCGCGATTTTCAAATATCTTGGTGAAGAACATGAAATAACCCTCAGGTATCGAAAGCTTTTTGAGCGCTCACTCTATTAGGGAGAATGATATGTTGTTCTATTGGCTTGAGCCGAACTCATCCTTGCCAGGTAACAGGGATGTCTGAAAACGCGTAAAAGGACAGATGCGGGAAAAGCATAAAATTGTCATCGGTGTAGATCTTGACGGTGTATGCGCCGATTTTTATGGGCGTATGCGCGAGATTGCGGCCGAATGGTTTGAAAAGTCGATCGAAGAACTGCCGCCTGACGTTTCATACGGTCTCAGTGAGTGGGGCGTGCTCGACAGAAGTCAATATGAAAGTCTTCACCGGTTTGCCGTAACACAGAGAGAGCTGTTCAGCAGTATGGATATGATTGCCGGCGCAAGGAAGTACCTGCGCAAACTCTCGGATGAAGGATATCGGATACGGATAATTACCCATCGGCTTTACATTCATTATTTCCATGCCTCCGCGGTACAGCAGACCGTCGAATGGCTTGACAGCCACGGTATTCCCTACTGGGATCTCTGTTTCATGAAAGAGAAAGAACAGGTTGGTGCCGATATTTATATAGAGGACACCCCCGACAACATACTGCAGCTTCGGGAGCGCGGTCTGCATACCATCTGTTTCGCCAACAGCACCAATACGCATATTGCTGCACCAAGGGCATTATCGTGGGAGCAGACTTACTTTTTGGTAGGAGATCACACTGCCCGATACCTCAAGCGTTGAGAAGCGCATAAGGTATCGGGATATCGGAAAATGTTCCCCGTCACCTTTCATTCGGCAACAGGAGCTTGTCTCATGCAATGGTCAGCGGTCACGCCTCCATTCATGGTCATTGCGATCTCTGCGGTCATTGCGGTCTCTGCGGTCATTGCGGTCCCAGTTACGGTCTCTGTGGTCCCAATCGCGGTCTCTGCGGTCCCAATCGCGGTCACGGTGATCCCTGAACTTGTTCGGGTGGATTTTTCTGTAATGAACGTCCCTGTATCTCCTGATGTCATTCCAGTGATGCCTTCTGATTTTATAGGGGATTCTGTGATGATCGACGATCACCCATCTTCCATGGCGATAATGGTTTGACCGATACCATCTTCCGTTGTGATACAGGTAGTAGTAACCGCCATAGCTGATAATATCGTATGGGCCTCCATACGATATGGAGTAACCAAGATCGGGTACGTAAAAGAAATCAGGATTGTACCCGACGACGAAACCTGGCGCACCTATGTTGATGTTAACATCAACCTCGGCAAGAACCTGGCCGGAAGGTTGGAAGATCAGTAATCCTGCTGCCAGCGTTGCAAGTAAAACGTGTTTCTTCATGGTATTTCTCTTTTGAGACGTTGGATATGGTTGACGTCCTTTTATTACGGTATAACGAACCCTGAACAAACATAGTATAACGTTAAGTTCCCTGAGATCACGTTTTCTCTCAGCCGGTCACATAGAAACAGGCAAATTTCAGATAGCCGGTTTCAGGCATAGAGAGCAGTACCGGATGATCGGGTGGCTGGGCGTTTTTATAGATCATCCGCAGCTGTTTTCCGGCGGCAAGCGCGGCCTGATGAATAGCAGCAAGAAAATCCTCTTCGTTTACATGGTGCGAGCATGAGGCTGTGGCAAGGAAGCCGCCGGGTTTAATCAGCTGCAGCCCGAGCTTGTTGAGTCTTTTATAGGCCTTAAGTGCCGTCGGCAGGTTTTTTCGGCTTTTGGTGAAGCTTGGCGGATCGAGTACCACTACATCGAAAAGCTCTTTTGCCTCCACCATTTTACCCAGCATATCAAACGCATCCGAGGCAACAAGGCTGAAGTTTTCAAATCCGTTCAATACGGCATTTTTTTCGGCCCGTTTCAGGGTCTCTTCTGAAATATCTACCATAATGGCCGAACGGGCTCCTCCGCGCAACGCATTGAGAGCAAATCCGCCATCGTTTGTAAATACATCCAGGACATCGGCTCCTTCTGAAAAAGATCTGATGATTTTGCGATTTTCACGCTGATCGAGAAAAAATCCGGTTTTTTGCCCTTCGTAAAGATCCACTTCATAGCTGATGCCTGCATCATGAATGGTCTGCAGGGTCGCTGACCGTTCGCCCTTGATAATTTCCTTGTAGAGCGGGAGTCCTTCAAGTTCCCGCAGTACCGATTCGTTACGCAGTATGATCGCTTCAGGCTGCAGCAATTCTTCGATGACGTCACAGACAAGAGGAAGATGCCGGTCCATTCCCGCTGAAAAAGCCTGCAGAACAATCGCCCGGTTGAAGCGGTCGATAACGAGTCCAGGCAGGCCGTCCGATTCGCCATGCACAAGACGCCATGCATTGGTGTCGTCCAACCTGTAGATTTTTTCGCGAAGTGCGAGTGCTTCGGCTATTTTCTTTTTGAAAAACTCTTTGTCAGGAATTTCTCCGCTGCGGGAAAGGAGGCGGAAAGATATGAGCGAGTGCGGATTATAGAATCCGGTGCCGATAAGCCGGTCGTCATGGGTGACGAGACGGACGGTTTCGCCTGCGGCAATATCGCCGGGAACGGTCTGCAGTTCATTGCTGAACACCCACAGGTGTCCTTTAAGCAGTCGCCGTTGTTCTTTTGGTTTGAGATGGATGGTTTGCATGGGCGAAAGCTTAAGGTTTTGATGACACTGCTTGTTACATTAAAAATCAAAAATTTATGGTAATGCACAACCTGCGAACGCTCCGATTTCTCCATACGTTCCGTTGCTGCAGATATACCGGAGGGTAATGTGGTATAAAACACCTGATTCTCAAAACCGGAAATCCGGTTTGCCGCAGAGTGAGTATTCCGGTTCGGGTCGTATTCAATAAATGAATTTTCATGATGAACAGAATTGTAACGCTTTTCCTGGTCGTATTTTTTTTCTTTCTGCAGTATGGATGTGCTGATTTTGAGACGGTTATTCGTGACGAAGTACCTGACAGGCCGACAGTGCTTACCCGTGAACTTGCCGATCTGTACCGTGAGGTTGCCGGGGCATCGCCACTGGTACGTTCTCTTGACGGTTATGCAGATATAACGATAAAAACACCCAGGAGAAAAGAGCGAGTCTACTGTAACATTCAACTGGTGCGCTACAGGGAGTCAAGAATGATTGTTTCGGCAGGTCTGCTTGGATGGCCGGTTGCCGATCTGTATTTCGGAAAGGATTCACTGTACGTACACGATATGCTCAATAATCGGCTTCTGGCTGGCAGGAACAGTGAGGAAAATCTTGAAAAAATTCTTGGAGTTCCTTCCGGTTATCGGCTTCTGTCGGAATCACTGCTCGGTCTGGTGAACCTTGATGAGGCGGTTGAAGATGTCAGCAGCGTGAAGAAAGGAGAGGGCAGGGTGCTCTATGTTTTTGAAAAAAACCGGATCAGAAAAGAGATGGTGATCGATTCTGAAAATCGGACACTGACCTCGCTTGTTATCCGGAACGGGCCAGGAGAGCTTTCGACAACCCTCTATTTCAGGAATTTTAAGCCCTACAGGCTTGAAAACAAGGTGATGCTGATACCACAGCAGATCGAAATGGTCCTTTCGCGCACAGGTGATCTTCAGGAGAATGCTTATCGTCTTCTGATCGATTACGATAAGCGGGTTATCAATCCCGAAGCGCTTTCCATAAAATTTGCAAGACCCCGAAATGCACGATTGATCAATTTTGACGATATCGGAGTTCTGCCATGGCTGTGAGGGGATAGCGGAAAGCAGGTAGTGGGCAGTAGGTAGTAGGTAGAGTAGGCAGTGGGGAACTGATAAAAAGCGCAAGGCCTGTTGTTGCCGGCCTTGCGCTCGAAATCGTGAAGCAGATTATTTTGCGGACTGGTAGTTCTCTTCTGCGAACTTCCAGTTCAGCAGGTTTTCGATAGTTGCGGCTACATAGTCCGGCCTCCTGTTCTGGTAATCGAGGTAGTAGGCGTGTTCCCACACATCGACACAGAGCAATGGTGTCTGTCCGGAGGTAATAGGGGTTTGCGCATTTCCGGTTTTTACCACTTTCAGTGTTCCGTTATCGAGCACCAGCCAGGCCCATCCGCTGCCGAACTGGGTCGCTGCGGCGGCTTTCAGTTCCTCGACAAACTTGTCGAAACTGCCGAAATCGCCGTCGATTTTCGCTGCCAGCTCGCCTGAGGGTTTTCCGCCGCCGTTTGCAGAGAGGCAGTTCCAGTAGAAGGAGTGGTTCCAGGCCTGGGCGCCGTTATTGAATACGCCGATTTTCTGAGCATCGCCGGCCGTTGTGCAGATAACCTCCTCGATACTCATTGAATCGAACGGAGTTCCGGTTACAAGGTTATTGAAATTGTTCACATATGCCGCATGGTGTTTGCCGTAATGGAATCCGATGGTTTTCGCTGAAATATGCGGCTCAAGCGCATTTTCCGCGTAAGGGAGCGCTGGTTGCTGATATGCCATAAAAAAAAGCGTTTAATGGTTGTGTGTGTTAAGCGAAAGATATGAAGGAGTGAATAAAAATGGTTAAACTTAATATAGGGGGTTTTAGTTTCTTGCTGACCGAAAAAACAGAAAAGCAACGTATCGACTGCAGATGGATGTTCAAGAAATATTGAGGAGCGTGAGATCCCGCTCTTTTATCGTGGCAGCAGGTGCACTGCTGGCGCTCCCTTTTTTTGCCGGTTGCGGGGTTGGCGAAAAAACCTCTCTCGACATGATCGATCGGCGTTTCGCGTCATTCTACAGCGACTATCTCATACGTTCAGGAGTGACCGCTGAAGACGATCCGGTTGTGCTGTTGCGGCCCGATTCGGATGCGTTTGTCACTTTGCTGGGTCGGCACTCACTTACTCCTTATGAGTTCAACTGCAGGATGACCCGGTACCGGCAGCAGCCTGAGCGATGGAATGAGGTCCTTCTGCTTGTCAGAAAGAACCTTCAGAAGGAAAAAACATGATTCCGGTCAGGAACTATCCATTTCTGGTAGGAGTAACCGGCGGCATAGGAAGCGGTAAATCAACCGTTTGCAGATTTCTGGCCGAAATGGGATGTGCGCTTTTTGAAGCCGACCGGGTTGCAAAAGAACTTCAGTGTTCCGATCCGGAAATCATTGCCGGCATTCGCGATCTTTTTGGTGGCGATGTCTATGCTGTCGGTGCCGGAGGGGTGTTGCTGCTCGATCGACGTCGCATCGCCGGCGAAGTGTTTTCAGATTCCGAAAAGCTTCTTGCTCTGAACCGCCTTGTGCATCCAAAAGTCTATGAGGCTTTTCATGTTGCGGCAGACAGGGCCGCGCGGCAGGGAAATACCGTGCTTGTAAAAGAAGCCGCAATTCTTTTTGAGACAGGTAAAACCGCAGAACTTGATCTGGTGGTCGTGGTCGCTGCAGGCACTGAGCTTCGGGTGCAGAGGGCAGTGGATAAAGGGATGGGTTCAAGAGAGGATATCCTCGTAAGGATTGCTGCACAATGGCCGCAGGACAAACTGATTGAAAATGCCGGATATGTGATCTATAATGAAGGCACGCTCGATGATTTGCATAAGGAGACTGAAAAACTGTATGCATTCATAGTGCAGCGGGCTTTATCATGCCGAAATAACGTTTGAGAGCTCCGGCAGGGACACTCCGTAGCGGTAAGAGGTATCTGTATGGGAATCAGGGAACTCCTCATAGCGGTGCGCAATAGCGTACTTTTTCGCTTTGGCAGAAAATATCCGGTGGCCGTATTGCAGATTGTACTCGTCGAAACTTCCGCAGTCGAGGTAGAGCAGGCTTAGCGATCGCAGAGCATCGCGGTACTCTTTATGTTCGATCATGCTGAGCGGATCGAAAGCCAGCCACTCTTTCCATACCGGTTCGATAATTTCACAGGTATAGGGATCGAACGGCAGGCGCATGTTTTCCGGTGCCGGCCTGTTCCTGTCGGGCGAATATGCTGCCGCCATGGCAATGATGTCAAGGAGGGGAAATTCATTTCGCGGTTTTTTCAGCGCCGATTCATAGGTGTCAAGGAATGCGGAGAGGCTTCCCTGGTACCGGTCAAGAATTTGAGCGGCAGCGGGGAAGTTTGGTCTGTAACAGAGCTCGAAGTGCATGTCGCCACTGTGGCATGCGGCAGAGGAAAAACAGTCGGGATGCTTCATGGCGAGGCGGAGGGCTCCGAACCCGCCCGATGATTTTCCCGCTATGGCGCGGTTTTCCCTTTTCGGCAGTGTTGCAAATGAACGGTCGATGAACGGAATCAGTTCTTCGACGATATAGGTTTCATAACGTCCTGTCGCATCGGAATCGACATATTGAGATCCGCCGTACCGCGTCATGCAGTCCGGCATGACGATAAGACTTTCCCGCATCGTGCCTTCGGATATGAGCTTTTCTGCCATTTCCGGTACAGTCGGCCTTCCGAAACTGTAGTTCATGAAACTTCTGCCTGTCGATGCGAATCCCGAAAGCAGATAGATTACCGGAAATCTTCTCGTGCCGTCGTACGAAGGGGGAAGATAGACCTGCACGTACCGTTCATAAGGGTCATCCAGAGGGTTTCCGGCAAGTGTTATACCGGGCACCATAACCGTTTCGATCGATGGCCGTGCGGTGAAGTTCCGGTTCATTTGTATTGCAGTGCGTTATTTTTGCGGTTTACATAGGTCGATATCCAGATACTGATTTCATAAAGCAATATCATGGGTACGCCGATGACAAGCTGGGTTACCAGATCTGTCGAAGGGGTGACGATAGCTGCGACAACCATGAGCGTTACAATGGCATGTTTACGGTAGAAACGCATGAATGCCGGTGTGAGCAGGCCGATTTTCGAAAGGACGTAAGAGATGAATGGGAGTTCGAACACGAGGCCTGTGGTCAGGAGGGTTCCCATTACAAAACTGATGTAGTCCTGGACGGCGATGTTGTTCTTGATCAGCGAGCTTCCGAAGCCGGCAAAAAAAGTCAGGGATATAGGGAGAAAGACGAAGTACCCGAACGCGATCCCTGCAAAAAAACAGAGCGAGATGAAAAGGATTATGAACCGTGAGGCACTCCGCTCTTTTTCATGCAGACCGGGTTCTACGAATTTCCAGATCTGATAGGCTATAATGGGGAACGAAAGCACGAATCCCGAAAAAAACACAACCTGCAGATAGAGTGATACCTGACCGTAGGGAACGAGGTTCTGCAATGTTATTGCTTCGCTGCTTCTTTTCAGAGGTCCGATCAGCACTTCATTGACCAGTGTGTCGGCATAGATTCCTGCAAGAGCAGTTATCACAAGAAACGCTGCTCCGGCCTTGATCAGTCGGGCTCGGATCTCATCAAGATGCTCGATAAAATTCATCTCATCGGGTTTCTCCCCGGATTCAGATGATTCTTCCGGCTCCGTACCGGTCGTTTCAGGAGGTATGTTTTCCAGCAGGTTATTTTCCGAAGCGTTCGCGTTTTCAAGAGATTCCGTGTCGCTTTCATCCCGGACCGGTAGAGGATCCGGCATTGATTGTTTTGTCGATTCGATTTCCTGACTCATGGATTCAACTGATAGATTATCCCCTGTCGATACGCTGCAAACCCAAAACATAGCAACAAAGATGCAACCAGCCAAGAAATTGTTCAGTTCTTCGTGCCACAAATCCATGTAAACAGCCGAATTGATGAGTACCTCCGGATATTGAACAAAAGTTTTTAGAGCTTCTATGATTGGTTATTTTGCCTCTTACGGTTATACTTAATACGGTTGAAATCATTATCCATCAGGAATCCGGAGCGAATCGCTATGTTTGCAGTGTTTTTGGCGCGTAAGCGAGCCGTTATCTATCAAGAATTTTATTTGTACTGAGTGAATATCAAGGATGTTACTGCATCGGTAGCCGACGAGATCGAACTTTTTCAGCAGAAATACAAAGCCGTTCTGCATTCGAGCAATACGCTTGTCGATAAGGTTACCCGGTATGTGCTTCGCCAGCAGGGCAAACAGATTCGCCCCGCACTCGTGCTGCTTTCAGCAAAAATATGCGGAGGAGTAACCGAGGTCACCTATCGTGCGGCCATTATGGTCGAGTTGCTTCATTCTGCCACACTGATTCATGATGATGTCGTTGACGGGGCAGAAATGCGCCGTGGACTGGCTTCCATCAATGCTTTGTGGAAAAACAAGATATCTGTGCTGATCGGCGACTATCTGCTCTCAAAAGGCCTGCTCTATTCACTCGATCACAAGGATTACGCATCGCTGCACACCGTTTCGGATGCCGTCCGGAGAATGAGTGAGGGTGAGATTCTGCAGATACAGAAAACGCGAAGCCTCGATATTTCCGAAGAGGATTATATCAGCGTCATTTCAGACAAGACGGCATCGCTGATTGCCTCGTCGTGTGCCATGGGAGCTGCCAGCGCAACTGACGACGACACCATGATCGCCGGGATGAAGCGCTATGGCGAATATCTGGGACTTGCTTTTCAGATACGTGATGATCTGCTCGATTACACCGGAGACTCGAAAAAAACCGGCAAGCAGATGGGTATCGATATAAAGGATAAAAAAATAACCCTTCCTCTCATTTACGCGCTTCGTCAGGCTCCGGCTTCCGAGCAGAAAATGATCCGTTCCATTCTCAAAAGCTCGAAGAAAAGAGCTGTTAAAAGCGATGAAGTTATCGATTTTGTCACAAGAAAAGGCGGACTGGAATATGCTGCAGAAATTGCCGAAGGATTTGCCGCTCAGGCGGTTGCTTCAATTACCCCGTTTCCGGAGTGTGGAGCAAAAACATCGCTGCTTCATCTTGTCGATTTTGTCATGAAACGGCAGCATTAGATTGTATCCCACTGTAAATCGAAACCCGAAACTAACCTTATACACTTTACCGTACGATGAAGAAAGCCGGATTGATGGTTCTTGCCGTTTTTGCCTTGCTTGTTGTTTTCGACAGGATTCTCATGCCGCTCTATATTGCTCAGGGACAGCATAAAACCGTTCCCGAGGTTAGCGGCATGGATTATGATGACGCTGTAAGAGTGCTCAGGGATGCAGGACTCGATGCCAGGAAAAGCTATCATGTGAAATATCTCAGCAGGATAGATTCCAATATCGTAATCTCTCAGACTCCGGTAGCCGGTTCTCTGGTAAAACCGGGCAGAACGGTTTATCTCGTCGTAAACCGTCAGGAAAAACCGAGTTTTCAGATGCCGGATCTTTATGGTCGTCCGGAGTTCGATGTTCGTCAGACGCTTGCCCGTCTTGATCTGTCTATCGATAATGTGCAGATAAGTACCGTTACCACTCCGGAGGAAGACGGCAGAGTCATCAGCCAGTCCATTCCAGCTCAAACCATGGTAAAATCGGGAGCGTCTGTTTCGATTATTGTCGGGAAACTCGAGATTGAAGCAGAGGGGCTTCGCAAGATTGCCGTTCCCGATGTGCTCGGCATGTCGCTTTCGGAAGCTCAGGAGACCATGTCCGGCAATGGCCTGTCTACCGGCAGGATCACCTATGAATATTCAGCGATACTGGTACCGAACACGGTTATAAGCCAGAAGCCGGGAGCCAATGCGTTTGTCTCTCCCGGCATGCCGGTTGACTTCACGGTCGTAACGGCTGCGGAGTAGGCTTGCGGGAGATTCGTTTATCGGTAATTTGCCTTTTTGTACTCCTCCCGAAGATCCTTGATGCCGGTCGTTCTGTCGTTTCCGTCACTGATGATTCCAAAATATTCGAGGATAATTCGGATAACCAGCCAGATGCCGGCAAAAAAAATTCTGACCGAACCGGCCAGGTTACTGATGATGTTTTTCATGATAATCCGGATACTGAAACAGGCCACTCGTTTGAATGGCCTGTATTACGATATAAGATCGGGCTTTTGCTCAGTCGGTAAGAGAATCTTCTGCTTCGAGCCAGTCATCTACATCCGAACCGTGAGGACGTCCTTTCTGTTCCCATTTAAAATAGGCGGCAATTCGAATCTCCTCTTCACTCATAACGATTACTGCCGGCGGATTTTCCGGTGTGCCGGGTTCAGGAGTTTTTTTCTTTTTTACAGGAGTTTTTTTTGCCGAAGGTTCTGATTTGACTGTTTTTTCGGTGCTGATTTTTGCTGTTTTTCCAGTATTCTTCGTTACGGTTGTTTTATCCGGGGTTTCTTTTTCAGCCGTTTTTTTTGCCATAATGACTGTTCCTGATGACAATTGATTAAATAAAGAAAAGTTTTCTGTAAAAGAGACATTGTAAAAAGATAAGAAATTATTCCGATAAGGATGTCGTAGAGCTTTTCTTTTTCACCCCGGTAACAGAACCATCTGCAAGGCTGTCAGTAATGAACCAATCACACAAGGAACAGGGAAAAATACATCGCAAAGCAAAAGTTCTTCTCTATCTGTTGCTGAGAAAAACCCGTTTCTTCAAGGGCAGCCCCAGGGAGTTTTTCAGAATGACCCTCGACTCCTTTCTTGCCCAACTGAATCTGAATCAGGATTTTCCGTTTCTGCTGGTCGCCGTATTTGTCGGTCTGGTCACCGGATATGTTGCTGTCGTGTTTCATGAAGCGATTCTGATCATCAGTGAGTTGCTTTTTGCCGGCCGATCCATGACGGCAAATCCCGATTTCAGCAGTCTGAACGATATGGTGTTTCTTCCTCTGATTCCTGCTGCAGGAGGATTGTTCGTAGGGTTGTACAATGCCTTTGTCGTCAAGGAAAGGCCGGGTCACGGCCTGGCATCGGTTATCAAGGCCGTTGCCCAGAAAAACGGCAACCTTGCCCGTCATCTCTGGGTTCATAAAACCATCACGTCGGTTGTCAGCATCGCTACCGGCGGCGGCGGGGGAAGGGAGGCCCCGATTGCCCAGGTGGGAGCTGCGCTCGGCTCTTCGCTTGCGCAGAAGCTGAAATTTACTGCCGGTCGGACACGTTCGCTTCTGGGATGCGGTGCCGCTGCCGGACTTGCCTCGGTATTCAATGCTCCTCTCGGAGGGGTCATGTTTGCCGTCGAGGTTATTCTCGGCGACTTCAGCGTGCACACCTTCAGTCCTATTGTCGTTGCCGCTGTTGTTGGCACCGTGCTTTCCAGAAGTTATCTCGGTGCGTCGCCGACCTTTCAGGTAACAGAATACAGTCTGATTTCCAATTCGGAACTCATTCTCTATTTTGTGCTCGGTGTGCTCGCC comes from Chlorobium limicola DSM 245 and encodes:
- a CDS encoding YXWGXW repeat-containing protein; the protein is MKKHVLLATLAAGLLIFQPSGQVLAEVDVNINIGAPGFVVGYNPDFFYVPDLGYSISYGGPYDIISYGGYYYLYHNGRWYRSNHYRHGRWVIVDHHRIPYKIRRHHWNDIRRYRDVHYRKIHPNKFRDHRDRDWDRRDRDWDHRDRNWDRNDRRDRNDRRDRNDHEWRRDR
- a CDS encoding DUF4292 domain-containing protein is translated as MMNRIVTLFLVVFFFFLQYGCADFETVIRDEVPDRPTVLTRELADLYREVAGASPLVRSLDGYADITIKTPRRKERVYCNIQLVRYRESRMIVSAGLLGWPVADLYFGKDSLYVHDMLNNRLLAGRNSEENLEKILGVPSGYRLLSESLLGLVNLDEAVEDVSSVKKGEGRVLYVFEKNRIRKEMVIDSENRTLTSLVIRNGPGELSTTLYFRNFKPYRLENKVMLIPQQIEMVLSRTGDLQENAYRLLIDYDKRVINPEALSIKFARPRNARLINFDDIGVLPWL
- a CDS encoding 5' nucleotidase, NT5C type → MREKHKIVIGVDLDGVCADFYGRMREIAAEWFEKSIEELPPDVSYGLSEWGVLDRSQYESLHRFAVTQRELFSSMDMIAGARKYLRKLSDEGYRIRIITHRLYIHYFHASAVQQTVEWLDSHGIPYWDLCFMKEKEQVGADIYIEDTPDNILQLRERGLHTICFANSTNTHIAAPRALSWEQTYFLVGDHTARYLKR
- a CDS encoding superoxide dismutase — protein: MAYQQPALPYAENALEPHISAKTIGFHYGKHHAAYVNNFNNLVTGTPFDSMSIEEVICTTAGDAQKIGVFNNGAQAWNHSFYWNCLSANGGGKPSGELAAKIDGDFGSFDKFVEELKAAAATQFGSGWAWLVLDNGTLKVVKTGNAQTPITSGQTPLLCVDVWEHAYYLDYQNRRPDYVAATIENLLNWKFAEENYQSAK
- the trxA gene encoding thioredoxin → MTTDKVDFQCDVLEQSHDLPVLVDFWAAWCAPCRMLAPVLESLAEKHAASWKLVKINTEEFPDIASRYDVKSIPSVKLFVNGEVVDEFSGALPEYQIEQWLKNAIPSPYAKEVALAEDFFRQGKNGMAVSLAEGVLQKEPDNRKAIALFLKLRLFSNPEDSLRLSRRLEGEAGYADITEAAQMICRLLMLPKQDLPEHPVRDLYVDAISKLAEENFDAALAGFIAVIREHRYYDDDSSRKVCIAIFKYLGEEHEITLRYRKLFERSLY
- a CDS encoding polyprenyl synthetase family protein, translating into MNIKDVTASVADEIELFQQKYKAVLHSSNTLVDKVTRYVLRQQGKQIRPALVLLSAKICGGVTEVTYRAAIMVELLHSATLIHDDVVDGAEMRRGLASINALWKNKISVLIGDYLLSKGLLYSLDHKDYASLHTVSDAVRRMSEGEILQIQKTRSLDISEEDYISVISDKTASLIASSCAMGAASATDDDTMIAGMKRYGEYLGLAFQIRDDLLDYTGDSKKTGKQMGIDIKDKKITLPLIYALRQAPASEQKMIRSILKSSKKRAVKSDEVIDFVTRKGGLEYAAEIAEGFAAQAVASITPFPECGAKTSLLHLVDFVMKRQH
- the tatC gene encoding twin-arginine translocase subunit TatC, translated to MSQEIESTKQSMPDPLPVRDESDTESLENANASENNLLENIPPETTGTEPEESSESGEKPDEMNFIEHLDEIRARLIKAGAAFLVITALAGIYADTLVNEVLIGPLKRSSEAITLQNLVPYGQVSLYLQVVFFSGFVLSFPIIAYQIWKFVEPGLHEKERSASRFIILFISLCFFAGIAFGYFVFLPISLTFFAGFGSSLIKNNIAVQDYISFVMGTLLTTGLVFELPFISYVLSKIGLLTPAFMRFYRKHAIVTLMVVAAIVTPSTDLVTQLVIGVPMILLYEISIWISTYVNRKNNALQYK
- the coaE gene encoding dephospho-CoA kinase (Dephospho-CoA kinase (CoaE) performs the final step in coenzyme A biosynthesis.), which codes for MIPVRNYPFLVGVTGGIGSGKSTVCRFLAEMGCALFEADRVAKELQCSDPEIIAGIRDLFGGDVYAVGAGGVLLLDRRRIAGEVFSDSEKLLALNRLVHPKVYEAFHVAADRAARQGNTVLVKEAAILFETGKTAELDLVVVVAAGTELRVQRAVDKGMGSREDILVRIAAQWPQDKLIENAGYVIYNEGTLDDLHKETEKLYAFIVQRALSCRNNV
- a CDS encoding class I SAM-dependent rRNA methyltransferase: MQTIHLKPKEQRRLLKGHLWVFSNELQTVPGDIAAGETVRLVTHDDRLIGTGFYNPHSLISFRLLSRSGEIPDKEFFKKKIAEALALREKIYRLDDTNAWRLVHGESDGLPGLVIDRFNRAIVLQAFSAGMDRHLPLVCDVIEELLQPEAIILRNESVLRELEGLPLYKEIIKGERSATLQTIHDAGISYEVDLYEGQKTGFFLDQRENRKIIRSFSEGADVLDVFTNDGGFALNALRGGARSAIMVDISEETLKRAEKNAVLNGFENFSLVASDAFDMLGKMVEAKELFDVVVLDPPSFTKSRKNLPTALKAYKRLNKLGLQLIKPGGFLATASCSHHVNEEDFLAAIHQAALAAGKQLRMIYKNAQPPDHPVLLSMPETGYLKFACFYVTG
- a CDS encoding alpha/beta hydrolase, producing the protein MNRNFTARPSIETVMVPGITLAGNPLDDPYERYVQVYLPPSYDGTRRFPVIYLLSGFASTGRSFMNYSFGRPTVPEMAEKLISEGTMRESLIVMPDCMTRYGGSQYVDSDATGRYETYIVEELIPFIDRSFATLPKRENRAIAGKSSGGFGALRLAMKHPDCFSSAACHSGDMHFELCYRPNFPAAAQILDRYQGSLSAFLDTYESALKKPRNEFPLLDIIAMAAAYSPDRNRPAPENMRLPFDPYTCEIIEPVWKEWLAFDPLSMIEHKEYRDALRSLSLLYLDCGSFDEYNLQYGHRIFSAKAKKYAIAHRYEEFPDSHTDTSYRYGVSLPELSNVISA